TACCCCTCCCGCAGATCTCTAGACGCGAATTCTCTTCCGTATGGTCTGGACTCACACCGTCGTGGGACTGAGAAAAGGCAGCATGAAAGATTTTGGGTGAAGGGAGGGTGAGCAGCAGAAAAATCTTCGCGAGACTGAGATGGGGAAAGTCACATCGGTGGAGATGGAGGTGCTTGCCAGTTAAGAGGATGAAGGGATGGGGGGAGATGAAGGATTTCTTTAGGGGAAATCATAGTGAAAGCGAACGAAGCAAACCAGTGGAAAAtcatagagaagaagaagacaacatCCAGCTTCGGGGGGCAGGGGGATGGCTGAATGAGGGGGATGAGGACTGAGAGAGGGAATAGAGCAAACCGGTTCAGTGGTGTTAGTGAACCCGGTCTACACGTCATGTGTGCAATGGATGCAGCCAAATATGGCTTTTGtgaagattttcttttatatttttattgaataaatatagatagaagttactATTGAGAGTATCCATTTTGTACACATGATATAGTATCATCTAGACTATACAACTTCCCAAATGAATATTGAAAACAATAAATTAGAAGCAGTCATGAGTATAAAGTGTACGCTGTTATAATGACTTCTATATAgcattacttatttttattttgttttcttcgaTTTTTTTCATCAGCTGTTTTTTTGTCGCTTGTACGTCACGATTCAAACTGCAAAATAGAGAAGTCTCCCTCTATATTTCTTTGTTCATCGAGTGGAAGAAAATTTCGGCGTTCGAGGCCATCTGATCTGATCAGATCCGATCCGATACTCAAGCTGACTATATATCTTCTGTTGGTACAGCGCCATGGGACTGGTCCTAGGCAGACTTCAAGGTACTCAAATCTTGTTCAAGTTCACGATatccttctttctctttctctctcttctccacgAAACTTGGACAGAATGAGTAAAAAACGGGAATTTTGATGAACCTTGGGCACAGGGAAGCCGTGGAGGCTAAAGCAAGTGAGGCAAATAACCGATAGGGTCTTCGATCGTATTAAGAATGATTCAGGAAGGGCTAATTTGAATTTCGAAGATTTATACATCGCTGTCCTACTTGTGTTCAAGTAAGAGAAGAAGCTTTTGGCttattggtttatttatttgctaattttcataaaattaaaaaaaaaagttttttcaatGAGTTTTTCTTGTGGTAGTGATGTCAATAAGCGTTTACCCGGACCGCATTTTGATCCACCCTCCAAAGAGCAAGTCAGAACTATGATGCAGGTACATTCCCGTTCAGAACTAAGAGCAAGACCCTTTTGCATATAAGGTTTTCATTGATTGTTGTTTCCCATTTCAAACAGAATTCCGTTGCAACTCTTGTGAATAGTAGAACAAGATTGGCTCATGATAATTAATGAccattttcttctatatatatatatattagtagcaTTCGAATGCAATAGTTGATATCATGATCTCTAATATGAAGCAACTCTGTTATAGCCAATAATGGGAAACTATGATATCTGTTATTGCTTATACATTATCTTTCCTCAAAACAATTGTTCTCAAAAATCTTAGACTCCTTATAGTTTGACCAAACCTATGAAATTACAGAAGATTCTatgtaatacattttttttgttcaatcaGTATTTGCAATAGCTTGGTTCAAATTGGACTTTGTGTTATTGTCATGGGAAATTGTGTTATTGTGTTCTGTTGGTGCCTGTGGAATTTCTATGACTTGCATAGCATGgggataattttaaaaattgtttgggGTGTCTCTTGCAATACACCACACCTAGCTTGCTAGAGCTTGATCGCTTTTACTCTTTCTTGAACCACACTTATCCAGCTCTGATGATTTGTTGGATCAAACTATAGTCATGGATTGTGTAGAATGCATATGTGAACTTCTATGATTCACTGTAGTCAAGGGTGGATGAATGTCGTTTCAGGGGCAGAACTACCTATTACATTGAAGCCCCCCAAAATATGGAAAGGCCCCCAAGATTTGTAGTCTTTTAAGAATTTtacataagaaaaatttaaaaagataagcTTTGCCcccaaaaaaactatttttatagtcctcccccaccccccctaaaaaaaaaaaattggtttcaTGGCTCCACCCCTACGTGGTATGGAAGATGAGGCAACTAACTGCTCTCTCTGTATTGGCACAAGCTTGTTCCTGTTGTCCTTTATAGGAGTCGGGCTACTTTTTTATTGTGCGCTATCAATATAGTAAGAGATAAGAAAGTTAAAATGCATGGATcaagattttgttttctttctctataGTATTTAAACAAAACCAAAGTACATTCTGAGCAAAGATAGTACTTTGAATTCTTTAAAGTTATCATTGCTCGGAAAGCATTCTGCATTCCCATAGTTAAAGTcatgattttttacttttttatctgcAGATCTGTGATCTCAACCTTGATGGAGAAATTGATCGTGAGGAATTTGTGGGATTTATCCTGCAGCTGACAACTGAGACACTCTTTGCTGTTAGTCATGGACTGATCCTCACTTTGCTTGTGGCACCTTCAATTGCAGTGGCCACAAAGAATGCTACCGAGGGTGTCCCAGGATTTGGAAAGATGGTGAAGAAGTTGCCAAATTCAGTTTATGCATCCCTAGTGACACTGGCAGTTGTGTTGTTTCAACAATCATGTCTGGACTCCAAATAGAGTGTTATTGAATTTAAGGTGAATTGATCTATATTGTACATGCAAGGATCTGTATTTATTTTCATGCCATTTGTAGTTTGGATTGTTTCAAGGATTATGGTCCAAAGAATTTTAATCTCG
Above is a genomic segment from Juglans microcarpa x Juglans regia isolate MS1-56 chromosome 1D, Jm3101_v1.0, whole genome shotgun sequence containing:
- the LOC121245926 gene encoding uncharacterized protein LOC121245926, producing the protein MGLVLGRLQGKPWRLKQVRQITDRVFDRIKNDSGRANLNFEDLYIAVLLVFNDVNKRLPGPHFDPPSKEQVRTMMQICDLNLDGEIDREEFVGFILQLTTETLFAVSHGLILTLLVAPSIAVATKNATEGVPGFGKMVKKLPNSVYASLVTLAVVLFQQSCLDSK